The Miscanthus floridulus cultivar M001 chromosome 17, ASM1932011v1, whole genome shotgun sequence genome has a window encoding:
- the LOC136517551 gene encoding uncharacterized protein, producing MGFVGDTMESIRSMQIRQLLTQIISLGMIVTSALIIWKGLIVFTGSESPVVVVLSGSMEPGFKRGDILFLHMSKDPIRTGEIVVFNVDGREIPIVHRVIKVHERQDTAEVDILTKGDNNFGDDRLLYAHGQLWLQQHHIMGRAVGYLPYVGWVTIIMTEKPFIKYLLIGALGLLVITSKD from the exons ATGGGGTTCGTCGGCGACACGATGGAGTCGATCCGCTCCATGCAGATCCGCCAACTGCTCACGCAGATCATCAGCCTCG GTATGATTGTTACCTCTGCATTAATCATATGGAAGGGGTTGATAGTTTTCACGGGGAGCGAGTCACCAGTTGTAGTGGTTCTCTCTGGTAGCATGGAGCCTGGATTTAAAAGG GGTGATATCTTGTTTTTGCATATGAGCAAAGATCCTATTCGCACAGGAGAAATAGTTGTTTTCAATGTCGAT GGCCGTGAAATTCCAATTGTTCACCGTGTGATTAAG GTCCATGAACGTCAGGACACTGCAGAAGTGGACATCCTCACCAAAG GTGACAATAATTTTGGGGATGACCGACTATTATATGCACATGGGCAGCTTTGGCTCCAGCAACATCACATTATGGGACGTGCCGTGGG CTACCTTCCATATGTTGGCTGGGTTACAATTATCATGACTGAGAAACCATTTATTAAG TACCTGCTGATTGGCGCACTGGGCTTGCTGGTCATAACGTCGAAAGATTAG